One window of Triticum dicoccoides isolate Atlit2015 ecotype Zavitan chromosome 5A, WEW_v2.0, whole genome shotgun sequence genomic DNA carries:
- the LOC119302622 gene encoding ER lumen protein-retaining receptor erd-2.2-like has translation MRASKRPLGVVMAWVRRQPPKVKAFLAVVTGMAALVFIRFIVHDHDNLFVAAEAVHALGIAVLIYKLTKERTCAGLSLKTQDLTALFLAVRLYCSFVMEYDIHTVLDTATLVATLFVIYMIRFKLRSTYMVDKDNFALYYVVIPCAVLALVVHPSTSHNIANRFSWAFCVYLEAVSVLPQLRLMQNTKIVEPFTAHYVFALGVARFLSCAHWVLQVLDTRGRLLTALGYGLWPSMVLLSEIVQTFILADFCYYYVKSLVGGQLVLRLPSGVV, from the exons ATGAGGGCGTCGAAGCGGCCGCTCGGCGTGGTGATGGCGTGGGTGCGCCGGCAGCCGCCCAAGGTCAAGGCCTTCCTCGCCGTGGTCACCGGcatggccgcgctcgtcttcatccGCTTCATCGTCCACGACCACGACAACCTTTTCGTCGCCGCCGAGGCCGTGCACGCGCTCGGCATCGCCGTGCTCATCTACAAGCTCACCAAGGAGAGGACCTGCGCCG GACTATCCCTTAAGACTCAGGATTTAACTGCATTGTTTCTAGCTGTTAGACTATACTGCAGCTTTGTCATGGAATATGACATCCATACAGTGTTGGATACTGCTACACTTGTGGCTACACTTTTTGTTATTTACATGATTCGGTTCAAACTTAGGTCAACTTATATGGTGGACAAGGACAACTTTGCATTGTACTATGTG GTGATACCTTGTGCTGTGTTGGCACTAGTTGTTCATCCTTCAACGTCTCACAACATCGCAAACCGGTTTAGCTGGGCGTTCTGTGTTTACCTGGAAGCTGTCTCAGTGCTGCCGCAACTGCGTTTGATGCAAAATACCAAG ATTGTGGAACCGTTCACAGCTCACTATGTGTTTGCGCTGGGGGTTGCGAGGTTTCTTAGCTGTgcccactgggttctccag GTTCTGGACACCCGTGGGCGTCTGTTGACTGCGCTGGGCTACGGGCTGTGGCCATCCATGGTTCTCCTGTCAGAAATCGTGCAGACCTTCATCCTCGCGGATTTCTGCTACTACTATGTGAAGAG CCTGGTCGGCGGGCAGCTGGTGCTACGGCTACCCTCCGGGGTGGTGTAG
- the LOC119302623 gene encoding transcription initiation factor IIB: MSDTFCPDCKKHTEVAFDHSAGDTVCTECGLVLEAHSVDETSEWRTFANESNDNDPVRVGGPSNPLLTDGGLSTVIAKPNGAHGDFLSSSLGRWQNRGSNPDRSLILAFRTIANMADRLGLVATIKDRANEIYKKVEDLKSIRGRNQDAILAACLYIACRQEDRPRTVKEICSVANGATKKEIGRAKEFIVKQLEVEMGQSMEMGTIHAGDFLRRFCSTLGMNNTAVKAAQEAVQRSEELDIRRSPISIAAAVIYMITQLSEDKKPLKDISLATGVAEGTIRNSYKDLYPYAARLIPNSYAKEEDLKNLCTP; this comes from the exons ATGAGCGACACGTTCTGCCCGGACTGCAAGAAGCACACGGAGGTGGCCTTCGACCACTCGGCGGGGGACACGGTGTGCACCGAGTGCGGCCTCGTCCTCGAGGCGCACTCCGTCGACGAGACCTCCGAGTGGCGCACCTTCGCCAACGAGTCCAACGACAACGACCCCGTCCGCGTCGGCGGGCCCTCCAACCCGCTCCTCACCGACGGCGGCCTCTCCACCGTCATCGCCAAGCCCAACGGCGCCCACGGCgacttcctctcctcctccctcggccGCTGGCAGAACCGCGGCTCCAACCCCGACCGCTCCCTCATCCTCGCCTTCCGCACCATCGCAAACATGGCCGACAG GTTGGGTCTTGTGGCTACTATTAAG GACCGGGCCAATGAAATCTATAAGAAGGTGGAAGATCTCAAGTCTATCAGGGGAAGAAATCAAGATGCTATATTAGCTGCTTGTCTGTATATTGCTTGTAGACAAGAAGATCGTCCTAGGACTGTAAAAG AAATTTGCTCAGTTGCCAATGGAGCAACAAAGAAAGAGATTGGTCGAGCAAAAGAGTTCATAGTGAAACAACTGGAAGTTGAAATGGGCCAATCTATGGAGATGGGAACCATCCATGCTGGAGATTTCCTG AGGCGTTTCTGTTCAACTCTTGGGATGAACAATACTGCTGTTAAAGCAGCTCAGGAGGCAGTTCAGCGCTCAGAGGAGCTTGATATAAG GAGGAGTCCTATTTCAATAGCGGCTGCTGTCATTTATATGATAACCCAGCTTTCAGAGGACAAAAAGCCGCTTAAAG ATATCTCCTTGGCCACCGGAGTGGCAGAAGGCACCATCAGGAATTCGTACAAGGACCTGTACCCCTACGCCGCGAGGCTCATCCCGAACTCGTATGCCAAGGAGGAAGACCTGAAGAACCTGTGCACACCATAG
- the LOC119299923 gene encoding putative cyclin-F1-1: MLLQPMNDPRQAAVPAVHPVSWVMGARRENLGLKCADPYQPDVDADLRAKEREPREHPDADYMSKMQQGHLSPSMRAELVLWMDAFARQLGGLPEGTLCRAVAYLDRVLSVRPVPAHDEALQLVAAAAVSLGAKHERSSGGRRLDAQVVEAFLGTTVHVVEEMEWELFMDLGCAMDGPTAYTFVEHFTRFFQREDELLVRSLALRLVNLTLPFFGFVGRILPSAMAASALFLARQILGVPLSDDLEEVTGYKAVDLMGCICALEKLLPRKFS, translated from the coding sequence ATGCTGCTCCAGCCGATGAACGACCCGCGGCAAGCCGCCGTCCCGGCCGTTCATCCCGTCTCTTGGGTCATGGGCGCCCGACGGGAAAACCTGGGGCTCAAGTGCGCGGATCCCTACCAGCCCGACGTCGACGCCGACCTCCGGGCCAAGGAGAGGGAGCCCAGGGAGCACCCTGACGCCGACTACATGTCCAAGATGCAGCAGGGCCACCTGAGCCCGTCCATGCGCGCCGAGCTCGTGCTCTGGATGGACGCCTTCGCCCGCCAACTCGGCGGCCTCCCGGAGGGCACGCTCTGCCGCGCCGTCGCCTACCTCGACCGCGTCCTGTCCGTGCGCCCCGTGCCGGCCCACGACGAGGCGCTCCAGCtcgtggccgccgccgccgtctccctcggcGCCAAGCACGAGCGGTCCTCCGGCGGGCGGAGGCTCGACGCCCAAGTTGTCGAGGCGTTCCTCGGGACCACTGTGCACGTGGTGGAGGAGATGGAGTGGGAGCTCTTCATGGATCTCGGCTGCGCCATGGACGGCCCGACCGCGTACACCTTCGTCGAGCACTTCACGAGGTTCTTCCAGCGGGAAGACGAGCTCCTGGTGAGGTCCCTGGCGCTTCGGCTAGTCAACCTGACGTTGCCGTTTTTCGGGTTCGTTGGACGGATcctgccgtccgccatggctgcaTCGGCGCTGTTCCTCGCCAGGCAGATCCTCGGCGTGCCGTTGAGCGACGATCTAGAGGAGGTGACGGGGTACAAGGCGGTGGACTTGATGGGTTGCATATGTGCCTTAGAGAAGCTGCTTCCTAGGAAATTTTCCTAA